Sequence from the Mugil cephalus isolate CIBA_MC_2020 chromosome 20, CIBA_Mcephalus_1.1, whole genome shotgun sequence genome:
AGGAAGAGCTGGTGTCCATGTCCTGCTCAGAGAGAGACGACACGTACGATCAGCCTCACACGTCACGATCACTTCCAGCATTTATGGCTCTGCTCTTCCTCACCTGGTTTCCCTGCGACGCTGAAGAGCTTCTACCGGCCGATGGCCTCCGAGGATTGTGGGAAAGCGGAGTGCAAAGTATGACTCGGAGAGGCCACGGTTAATCATTGCTGAGGATCCTCCTACATCAACTTGAACTCAGATTTCTGACTCACTATCAACAACTGAAaccataaattagatttattatcTGTGTGATGACGTGttcctttaaatatctgcaAATATCTGGTTTCCTGTTTATAGACATAAACTAATGGAGACATAAACGCAGAGATAAATCAGTGGTTCAGATGTTCACGTTCTGATCCTTTAGGTTTAGTTTAAACTCCAGTCGTGCACACGTTAAATACTCGTATtagtcagctgtgtttttattacactTGGTTCAACTTTGCTCCTTATGTGTTGATGTCACCCATGACTTCCAGcggagaggtcaaaggtcagctgaAAACAGGGAGAGCATTGATTATCAGATCAGTCCAAAGTCCGGTGCAGTGgaagacagacggacggacggacggacggacggacggactgAGAGACGAGCAGAGAGCCGAGGACGAGCTTCTGAGGATTATATGTGAGGGGACCCTGCTCAGAGATGGACATCCTGGAGACACACGCCTACGACCGCAGGCAGAAGAGGAACACGGTACAGACGACCTCATcttattcagtttcatttggAAGTTTCATTCCTCTCtaaccctcctccctccttcctcttcatccctctgtctctcagtcctgtgctctctttgtgtctctgctgccgTTCTTTCTCGCTGCAGCTCTCTACTTCTACCTGTGGACTCCTGAGTCTCCTCCGTCCATCGTGGCTGCAGGTGTGAAGGCGGCGCCGACCCTCCTCCTGGCTGCAGTGGTGCTGAGCTGGAACGGGGGTCAGAGCGTCCTGGGCGTGGTGGGGGGGCTGCTCTTCTCTGCCGTGGGCGACTGCTGCTTGGTCTGGAACGAGCTTTTCCTGCAGGGTGAGAACCTGGTTCAAGGCAAACACCAGAAATTAACAACCTACGATTCACATTTCCAATAACATCATAATGTTCTTATTTCTAACAAGAATCCAAAAAATACTGGAGTTATCAGAAGAATACGGCCTCTGTTATCAAGACAAATCCTCATTAGTGTTTATTACACCATGATCTGTCTCACATCTTATACTGCAACGTTCTGTGGACCAGCACTTTTTACATCCTGCACAAACGTTTCATCAGGAAGAAAACACTCTCTAGCTCTGCCCATGTTGTTTCAGTCCCTATGTATCGTCTATTTTCATCGTTTCAATACACGTTCACCAAATAATCTCCATCCTTATTTCTTTAGAAGCACTTTCTCACACTTTCCTCATTATTACCAGCTCACATTAGAAACTGGACCAATGTTGGTTCATtcaaaaaccaaacaacacaTCTTTTATTGGACCAACTGTGTAAATTCAGGATCCTTCCACTCccataatatttaatttctccattcatctTTTGAAACGATGAACTCTTTTTCTTTACTAGCTGTTCTTTgaatctgttttgtttcctaTGGGGGTTTTTTTGGTTCCTCCTGTTCATTTCTAAGtcaaactttgtattttttcttgatgttttctttgttattttgttaatctgttcagtatttacactgaataataaataaacaataataaataaaataaaaaggcctcAGGCGACACGATGCATTtaaggtttgattttttttcaggaaTGGGGGCTTTTGCCGTGGCCCATCTCCTCTACTCAGTCTCCTTCCTGTCCAGTCGATATGGACCCCATTCCTCGTCCTCCTGGATCCGGGGCGTCTATCTGATCCTGATCATGGTGGGAGGAGGTTTCTACTTCTACCTCTACCCGTTCCTGCAGAAGACCTCTAACTCTGACGTCCTGACTCCGGCCGTGGGCGTCTACTTCTGTCTAATCCTTCTGATGGTGTGTCTGGGCATCAGGACCAGTCACACAGTAACAGCTCTGGGGGGGTTGAGCTTCGCTGTGTCCGACGCGTCGCTGGCTCTGCAGGTTTTCAAGGTGATGCCGCAGATGGAGCACGGCCACCTGGTCGTCATGGTGACGTATTACATGGCCCAGCTTCTGATCGCCGTGGGCGACGTGAAGGCAGCGGTGGACGAGGACGACTTTTCTAAATGGAAGAGGTCCTAACCAGCCTGGGGTGTCCTGGAGTTATTAAACCTCCTCTGAACGAACGGACCCGTCCGATAGAGGACGAGAGGAAGACGCTTATCAGCTCAGTTCAATAAAACTTTACAGCTGGAAAAGATGGACGCCTCATTATCATCAGCACTAAAGTCCAACTGATACACAACCATTAAAATACAACCAATCCATTCAATGAACATCAGTTTACAGTATTTACTGattgatgatgaaaatgtttgaatagACGTTGGAGTCTATGtgctgattgtgtgtgtggtgatgtgAACTGACCTTTATCTGTACATGAATGctcagaggaaataaatgtggtgtctatgatgatatatatatttcatgacAAACATCCAACCTTCCTTCTGCTTGGGTTTTGCTGGCGGGCATGTAAGGAACCtgggagacattttaaatacactgaGTCCTTTCAGAGGTACGTCCTCCTGCATGGAGAGTTATTCTAAGAACACACCTGGAGCCTCAGGGGGACTTTACAGAAGCCTGGCTGGAGGATTCACACCCACATGGccataaaatgtcttaaacaccattttaaaaaggtcttaaaaatgtattgactttattttaaaacaaatatataaacttAAGTCTcgctttttaaatgttttcgaCATTTGAGGACGTTATAACGACAAAACAGAACTAACGTAGCCTACCTGTGCACAACCAGCTAGCTAGTAGCTAGCATGCTAGGTGTGTTAGCGAGGAGCATAGCAGCAGAGACACGTTGACAGCATCACTTGAGTTTTCTTTGGCCAACTTGTGCTAATACAACACTTAGCAATGAGCTAACAGGCTACCTGCTCAGGTGTCTTACACGTGACGACCTGAACCAGACGAACAAACCGCTCCACACGTTCACCATCACTTTAGTTACCATCGGCTCCACTTCCACTcgtttcctccctttttccaACTTCCACTGACGGCAGAGTGGCAGCTGCTGTCGCACTTTTTACTGCCATGTGATATCGAGGGAATATAACCACAGCCGATAATCGAAATCGATCAAAAATTTATCTCGATCCCGAATCGAGATCGTTGTATCGTCCAGCCCTGGTTGTACTTATACTTTTAAAAGCTTGTCTTCATCAAGGTAGCACGAAATTGGTTGGTTCTTTATATGTACAACATTctaaaaatatgattaaaaatataaatggttCTACAGCAGCAGTTTGGCGATGAAGAGATGTAGTACGTTTATTTTGCCAGTAGGTGTCACTTCTGAGTGTCAAGTGTGACTGGagtttttcattcttctttAGAATGGCTCTTTTTTATGTCAACAATGGTTTCAATAATGTAAAAATTAGGCTGTTGTGGTTTATTTTCAGCAGCACTCAAGAGGAACGCACTGACTCAAAGGAATTACACAGAAGGATGCAGGAAGGGTCCCTCCAAGTGGTTCAGCGGAGCATTGgcagaggtggaggcagagGGTGGGGTACTCCACCAAGAAGAACAGTCCCAGTAGGTAAACGTTGGCACCACCCAGGTTATTTGGGTTTGTTAGATTTTGGACTTGTTGGATttctgaggtcagaggtcaaggtGACTGTCACTGTTTTCTCACccattcttttctctttttttaaaaaagaaataagcaaGAAAAAGTACATGATGTATGCAGTATCATAACTGCATTTCTAACGTTCATAACAAACCAAACCATTTGAAAATCTGTCAAATTGATCAGGTTCTGGTTAATTTAGTAGAACATGCACCAGAGGCTTAAAGCTCTGAGGAAGCCAGCGGACCGAGCCAAGATTGTGGCCGTGTGGCGACTCCATGACATTGGGTTAAAGCTTCTTTATGCATTTGCAGTTATtttgaaaaggtaaaaaaaaaaaaaacaccccgtGCTTTCCACCACATGGGGACAGTTTAACTCCACCGTAACCGTCCCCTTCACTCATAATGTAGTGGTGGTGAGAGGCACTGCTTGGGGTTCGAGGGTCACAGGTTCGCCTCCTgccctgtccatggctgtggtgccaaCACTAATCTGCAGCCCAGATTTAACCGTCAAccccacatggacatgctgcCTGGGATTGGCTCATTTAGTTTGAGGCTGTGGCTCTGGGTTTAGGTCGACCTGAGATGATGATCACAAATACTGGTGAAATCATTCTACAGCTATGAACACaactgcaacattaaaacctgcaCATGCTTTAACTTCAAGTCATTTTTGCAGCATCTATAAAGAAAAGAACACCTGATGAATCACCTGAAGCCTCCATTTAGTGGACAA
This genomic interval carries:
- the tmem86b gene encoding lysoplasmalogenase, with amino-acid sequence MDILETHAYDRRQKRNTSCALFVSLLPFFLAAALYFYLWTPESPPSIVAAGVKAAPTLLLAAVVLSWNGGQSVLGVVGGLLFSAVGDCCLVWNELFLQGMGAFAVAHLLYSVSFLSSRYGPHSSSSWIRGVYLILIMVGGGFYFYLYPFLQKTSNSDVLTPAVGVYFCLILLMVCLGIRTSHTVTALGGLSFAVSDASLALQVFKVMPQMEHGHLVVMVTYYMAQLLIAVGDVKAAVDEDDFSKWKRS